One window of Pelmatolapia mariae isolate MD_Pm_ZW linkage group LG18, Pm_UMD_F_2, whole genome shotgun sequence genomic DNA carries:
- the xrn1 gene encoding 5'-3' exoribonuclease 1 isoform X2 produces the protein MGVPKFYRWISERYPCLSEVVKEHQIPEFDNFYLDMNGIIHQCSHPNDEDVHFRISEEKIFADIFHYLEVLFRIIKPRKVFFMAVDGVAPRAKMNQQRGRRFRSAKEAEEKIKKALDKGEVLPTEARFDSNCITPGTEFMARLQEQLKYFVHNKLSNDKLWQNVKVYLSGHETPGEGEHKIMEFIRSENTKPNHDPNTRHCLYGLDADLIMLGLTSHEPNFSLLREEVRFGGKKSQKRITAPEETTFHLLHLSLMREYIDYEFSGLKNKMGSDYDLERVIDDWILMGFLVGNDFIPHLPNLHINHDALPLLYKTYISVLPSLGGYLNVNGHLNLRNFEKYLEKLAEFDREHFNEVFVDLKWFESKVGNKYLNEAAGLAAEKEAASKDARKNEDSALCLASLTTSEKVTGEEKAAAADDEEEEDDIFETEFRQYKRTYYMNKIGVDVVSDEFLANQAKCYVEGIQWILHYYYHGVQSWSWYYPYHYAPYLSDIRNVSGLKLTFEHGRPFMPFQQLLAVLPAASMELLPECYRHLMTSESSPIIEYYPLDFKTDLNGKQQEWEAVVLIPFIDERCLLAAMEPCNRKLTKEEKARNCHTECAVYSYDREMDFAYASPLPQLFPDIVHCHVRTAHIPMDAWQVSLDHVSKPVDRSALYFCGFPTLQHIKHKFYKKKGGVVVFQQSSRGENMLLDILPNQEGETTCDDVAAQVLGKSVFVNWPHLEEARIIAVSDGETKFYLEEPPGVQRVYDRPSTPPPAKVTCLSDKEQKEWIKDVQGITEYYLKRKGIVINETEVVLYGQLLTGRKYVPKANGVVELEKQWAKQVLPFAYQAVVKDIKAFYSSLACFKSLDELFPPTTTVFMVGNPYYGAMGEVQDSQDVIKDGRIRVVFSVPHEPQLEPLIQNQHKYSVKYSPGYVLASRLGITGYLVSRFSGSIFIGRGSKKNPCGEQRANVGLNLKFNKKNEEVPGYTKRTEKEWLYSAAVEELLAEYLDRFSEVFNTVSRNSHDDVFYEDDIWPGEDQNGAEKVAEITSWLKSHPVSSISRASCDLQVLDAAIVERIEEAVEKTKVKKSTKKVRVTVKPHLLFRPLEQQQGVVPDPDAEYRLFDRVINIRESFTVLLGLRGTIIGIKGAEREAEVLYEVLFDEEFAGGLNIRCTSSRCYRLPPCALINLSHGARVDHTGHKLTAIVKPQPATGCNFSSHRQLAGLNHSPRSPFVPTQHNNKHCVAKAASQGNRSSPSKGPIQKHQNKEEYSNIWQSLQNTGPPNKPPAHWHNNEGHSQQGKNQPANKSTPPAGIRLLKKNEDVSSLIPSQNTANKAATEFEDLIANLKISKGNQQTPPPPAPPQEGDSQPDGPLSPQSFAMKGTLVLKEMLKIDSTGTGSQSPQETSNSTPPAGQQQNRRRSSKKLAAKINVPHGDAPVLPSPAPAASANTLLGSKVSELACICGALGMAPPDFSFIRNRQGLVVCQVKLSNGLMVHGPQCQSEHDAKEKAAFFALQRLNSLGSGFPLPPPLYTGVGQIRPPHMGAVFNQQGGVLLPPQGYGPAPLWGMTVPPQHHQNQPFYGPPGTFPGAARPQPATTLPIGSHNQFIPLQVTKKRVSANKRNQETREFYSAAQTVAKNQAQKSQNQPTGQLQGQTEPQSGKIHQQAVNCDLSSGDSTMTGAALHTSPRQTMPATGHTPSSASKRRQRKLAVNFEAAKVSES, from the exons atgggaGTACCAAAATTTTACCGCTGGATTTCGGAACGCTACCCTTGTCTCAGTGAAGTTGTCAAGGAACATCAG ATTCCAGAGTTTGACAACTTCTATCTGGACATGAACGGCATCATCCACCAGTGTTCTCACCCAAACGATGAGGATGTCCACTTTCGCATCTCTGAGGAAAAGATTTTTGCGGACATCTTCCATTACCTGGAGGTGCTCTTCAGGATCATCAAGCCTCGCAAGGTTTTCTTCATGGCGGTGGATGGTGTGGCGCCAAGGGCGAAGATGAACCAGCAGAGAGGACGTAGATTCAG GTCCGCCAAAGAAGCAGAGGAAAAGATCAAAAAAGCTTTGGATAAAGGAGAGGTGCTTCCCACAGAGGCTCGCTTCGACTCCAACTGTATCACTCCTG GCACTGAGTTCATGGCGCGACTTCAGGAACAGCTCAAGTATTTCGTCCACAACAAGCTCTCCAATGACAAGCTATGGCAGAATGTCAAAGTCTACTTGTCCGGTCACGAG ACACCAGGGGAGGGGGAACACAAAATCATGGAGTTTATTCGGTCAGAGAACACCAAGCCCAATCATGACCCCAACACGCGACACTGCCTGTACGGCCTGGATGCTGACCTG ATTATGTTGGGTTTGACCAGCCACGAGCCAAATTTCTCTCTGCTCAGGGAGGAAGTCCGCTTTGGAGGGAAGAAATCCCAGAAAAG GATAACGGCTCCAGAGGAGACCACTTTTCACTTGCTTCACTTGTCTCTGATGAGAGAGTATATAGACTACGAGTTCTCTGGGCTCAAG AATAAGATGGGTTCCGATTATGACCTGGAGCGAGTAATAGATGACTGGATTCTAATGGGTTTCCTGGTAGGAAACGATTTCATCCCTCACCTCCCCAACCTTCACATCAATCATGACGCTCTACCATTGCTGTACAAGACGTACATCAGTGTACTACCAAGCCTGGGGG GTTATCTGAATGTGAACGGTCACTTAAACCTCAGAAACTTTGAGAAATACCTGGAGAAGCTTGCTGAG TTTGACCGGGAACATTTTAATGAGGTCTTTGTGGATTTGAAGTGGTTTGAAAGCAAAGTTGGTAACAAATATCTGAATGAAGCTGCTGGACTGGCAGCTGAGAAGGAAGCTGCCAGCAAAGACGCCAGAAAGAATGAG GATTCTGCTCTCTGTCTGGCTTCCCTGACTACATCAGAGAAAGTCACCGGAGAGGAAAAAGCAGCGGCAGcagatgatgaagaggaggaggatgatatCTTTGAAACAGAGTTCAGACAGTACAAACGCACATACTACATGAACAAGATCGGCGTGGACGTGGTGTCTGA TGAGTTTCTAGCCAACCAAGCCAAGTGTTATGTGGAAGGTATCCAGTGGATTCTCCACTACTATTACCATGGAGTTCAGTCCTGGAGCTG GTACTACCCCTATCACTACGCTCCCTACCTGTCTGACATCAGGAATGTATCTGGGTTAAAGCTGACCTTTGAGCATGGACGGCCCTTCATGCCCTTCCAGCAGCTGTTGGCAGTCCTGCCTGCAGCCAGCATGGAACTGCTGCCCGAGTGTTACAGG CATCTGATGACTAGTGAAAGTTCACCTATTATTGAGTACTACCCTCTTGACTTTAAAACTGACCTGAATGGCAAGCAGCAGGAATGGGAGGCTGTGGTGCTCATTCCATTCATAGATGAG AGGTGCTTATTAGCAGCCATGGAGCCCTGCAACAGGAAGCTGACAAAAGAAGAGAAGGCCAGGAATTGCCACACAGAGTGTGCAGTCTACTCGTACGACAGGGAAATGGACTTCGCCTACGCCTCCCCCCTGCCTCAACTGTTCCCCGACATCGTCCACTGCCACGTCAG GACAGCGCACATCCCCATGGATGCTTGGCAAGTTTCATTAGATCACGTCAGCAAGCCCGTTGACCGCTCAGCTCTGTACTTCTGTGGCTTTCCCACCTTACAACACATCAAACATAAG TTTTACAAGAAGAAAGGCGGGGTGGTCGTGTTCCAGCAGAGCAGCAGAGGGGAGAACATGTTGCTGGATATCCTTCCCAATCAGGAAGGGGAAACG ACATGTGATGATGTTGCTGCACAAGTTCTGGGAAAGTCTGTGTTTGTCAACTGGCCTCATCTAGAGGAAGCTCGCATCATTGCAGTGTCAGATGGAGAAACTAA ATTTTATCTTGAGGAACCACCGGGTGTCCAGAGAGTGTATGACAGGCCGAGTACTCCTCCTCCCGCCAaagtcacctgtctgtctgacaAGGAGCAGAAAGAATGGATTAAGGATGTCCAAGGAATCACTGAATa TTATTTGAAGAGGAAAGGCATCGTGATAAATGAGACAGAGGTGGTTTTATACGGCCAACTGCTGACTGGAAGAAAATACGTTCCCAAAGCCAATGGTGTGGTGGAACTGGAGAAACAGTGGGCCAAACAGGTCCTCCCCTTTGCCTACCAGGCGGTTGTTAAG GATATCAAAGCCTTTTACTCATCTCTGGCCTGCTTCAAGAGCTTAGATGAGCTCTTTCCTCCAACAACAACCGTCTTCATGGTGGGAAACCCGTACTACGGTGCCATGGGAGAG GTGCAAGATTCCCAAGATGTCATCAAAGATGGGCGGATTCGAGTGGTCTTCAGTGTGCCACATGAGCCACAGCTGGAGCCCTTAATCCAGAACCAACAC AAATACAGCGTGAAATACAGTCCTGGATACGTTCTGGCCTCTCGTCTCGGCATCACCGGTTACCTCGTCTCCCGCTTCTCTGGAAGCATCTTCATTGGTAGAGGCTCTAAGAAGAA TCCCTGTGGGGAACAAAGAGCTAACGTTGGCCTGAACCTGAAGTTCAACAAGAAGAACGAGGAAGTTCCTGGATACACCAAGAGAACTGAAAAAGAGTGGCTCTACTCTGCTGCTGTGGAGGAACTGCTGGCTGAATACCTGGACAG atTTTCAGAGGTATTCAACACAGTGTCCAGAAACAGTCACGATGATGTTTTCTATGAAGACGACATTTGGCCTGGAGAAGACCAGAATGG GGCAGAGAAGGTGGCAGAAATCACTTCATGGTTAAAAAGTCACCCAGTCAGCTCCATCAGCAGGGCATCCTGTGACCTCCAAGTGCTGGATGCTGCAATCGTGGAGAGGATCGAGGAAGCAGTGGAGAAGACCAAG GTGAAGAAGAGCACTAAGAAAGTCCGCGTCACAGTCAAGCCTCATCTCCTCTTCAGG CCCTTGGAACAGCAGCAGGGTGTAGTTCCAGACCCAGACGCGGAATATCGTCTGTTTGACAGAGTCATCAACATCAGAGAGAGCTTCACCGTCCTGCTGGGACTCAGAGGGACAATCATTGGCATTAAAGGAG CGGAGCGCGAGGCAGAGGTTCTCTATGAAGTGCTGTTTGATGAAGAATTTGCTGGAGGTCTCAACATCAG GTGTACATCTTCTCGTTGTTACCGCCTCCCTCCCTGCGCCCTGATCAACCTTTCCCACGGAGCCCGGGTGGATCACACTGGCCACAAACTCACCGCCATAGTCAaaccgcagcctgccactggcTGCAACTTCAGCTCGCACCGGCAGCTGGCAGGCCTAAACCACTCTCCTCGTTCACCTTTTGTCCCCACACAG CATAACAACAAACATTGTGTGGCGAAGGCTGCCTCACAGGGCAACAGGAGCTCTCCCTCAAAAGGTCCCATCCAAAAGCACCAG AACAAAGAAGAGTACAGTAATATATGGCAGTCTCTGCAGAACACAGGGCCTCCTAACAAACCTCCTGCTCACTGGCACAACAAT GAAGGACATTCCCAGCAGGGGAAGAACCAACCCGCCAACAAATCT ACCCCACCTGCTGGCATCAGGCTGTTGAAGAAAAATGAGGATGTCAGCTCCCTTATTCCCTCACAGAATACAGCCAATAAG GCTGCAACAGAATTTGAGGACCTCATTGCCAATCTAAAAATCTCCAAGGGTAACCAGCAAACCCCACCCCCTCCTGCCCCTCCACAAGAAGGTGACAGCCAGCCAGATGGCCCATTATCCCCCCAGTCTTTTGCCATG AAGGGAACCCTGGTGCTGAAGGAGATGCTTAAAATTGACAGCACTGGAACAGGAAGTCAATCTCCTCAAGAGACGTCAAACAGCACCCCCCCTGCTGGCCAGCAGCAGAACAGGAGACGATCGTCAAAGAAACTCG CTGCAAAAATAAACGTCCCACACGGCGACGCGCCTGTGTTGCCTTCTCCGGCACCTGCTGCCTCTGCCAACACCCTGCTGGGCAGTAAGGTGTCAGAGCTGGCCTGCATCTGTGGGGCTTTAGGTATGGCGCCACCTGACTTCAGCTTCATACGCAACAGACAG GGTCTAGTGGTGTGTCAGGTGAAACTGTCCAACGGGTTGATGGTCCATGGCCCACAGTGCCAGTCAGAACACGATGCCAAGGAGAAAGCTGCTTTCTTCGCACTTCAAAGACtg aACTCACTCGGGTCAGGCTTCCCCCTCCCACCTCCTCTGTACACAGGAGTGGGTCAGATACGACCTCCCCACATGGGAGCTGTCTTCAACCAACAAG GTGGTGTGCTGTTGCCCCCACAGGGTTACGGTCCTGCTCCTCTCTGGGGAATGACGGTGCCTCCTCAACACCACCAAAACCAGCCATTCTACGGACCACCGGGGACTTTCCCTGGCGCTGCACGCCCCCAGCCTGCAACGACACTGCCCATTGGCTCACACAACCAGTTCATCCCCTTACAG GTGACTAAGAAACGAGTGTCGGCAAATAAAAGGAACCAGGAAACTCGAGAGTTTTACAGTGCTGCCCAAACTGTTGCTAAGAACCAAGCACAGAAATCCCAGAACCAGCCGACTGGCCAATTGCAAGGTCAGACTGAACCACAGAGCGGTAAAATCCACCAACAAGCTGTTAACTGCGACCTCTCCTCTGGTGACTCTACGATGACGGGGGCGGCACTGCATACATCACCTAGGCAAACCATGCCAGCAACAGGCCACACCCCCAGCTCTGCCTCCAAGAGACGGCAGAGGAAGCTAGCAGTCAACTTTGAGGCAGCTAAAGTCTCAGAATCATGA
- the xrn1 gene encoding 5'-3' exoribonuclease 1 isoform X1: MGVPKFYRWISERYPCLSEVVKEHQIPEFDNFYLDMNGIIHQCSHPNDEDVHFRISEEKIFADIFHYLEVLFRIIKPRKVFFMAVDGVAPRAKMNQQRGRRFRSAKEAEEKIKKALDKGEVLPTEARFDSNCITPGTEFMARLQEQLKYFVHNKLSNDKLWQNVKVYLSGHETPGEGEHKIMEFIRSENTKPNHDPNTRHCLYGLDADLIMLGLTSHEPNFSLLREEVRFGGKKSQKRITAPEETTFHLLHLSLMREYIDYEFSGLKNKMGSDYDLERVIDDWILMGFLVGNDFIPHLPNLHINHDALPLLYKTYISVLPSLGGYLNVNGHLNLRNFEKYLEKLAEFDREHFNEVFVDLKWFESKVGNKYLNEAAGLAAEKEAASKDARKNEDSALCLASLTTSEKVTGEEKAAAADDEEEEDDIFETEFRQYKRTYYMNKIGVDVVSDEFLANQAKCYVEGIQWILHYYYHGVQSWSWYYPYHYAPYLSDIRNVSGLKLTFEHGRPFMPFQQLLAVLPAASMELLPECYRHLMTSESSPIIEYYPLDFKTDLNGKQQEWEAVVLIPFIDERCLLAAMEPCNRKLTKEEKARNCHTECAVYSYDREMDFAYASPLPQLFPDIVHCHVRTAHIPMDAWQVSLDHVSKPVDRSALYFCGFPTLQHIKHKFYKKKGGVVVFQQSSRGENMLLDILPNQEGETTCDDVAAQVLGKSVFVNWPHLEEARIIAVSDGETKFYLEEPPGVQRVYDRPSTPPPAKVTCLSDKEQKEWIKDVQGITEYYLKRKGIVINETEVVLYGQLLTGRKYVPKANGVVELEKQWAKQVLPFAYQAVVKDIKAFYSSLACFKSLDELFPPTTTVFMVGNPYYGAMGEVQDSQDVIKDGRIRVVFSVPHEPQLEPLIQNQHKYSVKYSPGYVLASRLGITGYLVSRFSGSIFIGRGSKKNPCGEQRANVGLNLKFNKKNEEVPGYTKRTEKEWLYSAAVEELLAEYLDRFSEVFNTVSRNSHDDVFYEDDIWPGEDQNGAEKVAEITSWLKSHPVSSISRASCDLQVLDAAIVERIEEAVEKTKVKKSTKKVRVTVKPHLLFRPLEQQQGVVPDPDAEYRLFDRVINIRESFTVLLGLRGTIIGIKGAEREAEVLYEVLFDEEFAGGLNIRCTSSRCYRLPPCALINLSHGARVDHTGHKLTAIVKPQPATGCNFSSHRQLAGLNHSPRSPFVPTQHNNKHCVAKAASQGNRSSPSKGPIQKHQVRNKEEYSNIWQSLQNTGPPNKPPAHWHNNEGHSQQGKNQPANKSTPPAGIRLLKKNEDVSSLIPSQNTANKAATEFEDLIANLKISKGNQQTPPPPAPPQEGDSQPDGPLSPQSFAMKGTLVLKEMLKIDSTGTGSQSPQETSNSTPPAGQQQNRRRSSKKLAAKINVPHGDAPVLPSPAPAASANTLLGSKVSELACICGALGMAPPDFSFIRNRQGLVVCQVKLSNGLMVHGPQCQSEHDAKEKAAFFALQRLNSLGSGFPLPPPLYTGVGQIRPPHMGAVFNQQGGVLLPPQGYGPAPLWGMTVPPQHHQNQPFYGPPGTFPGAARPQPATTLPIGSHNQFIPLQVTKKRVSANKRNQETREFYSAAQTVAKNQAQKSQNQPTGQLQGQTEPQSGKIHQQAVNCDLSSGDSTMTGAALHTSPRQTMPATGHTPSSASKRRQRKLAVNFEAAKVSES; the protein is encoded by the exons atgggaGTACCAAAATTTTACCGCTGGATTTCGGAACGCTACCCTTGTCTCAGTGAAGTTGTCAAGGAACATCAG ATTCCAGAGTTTGACAACTTCTATCTGGACATGAACGGCATCATCCACCAGTGTTCTCACCCAAACGATGAGGATGTCCACTTTCGCATCTCTGAGGAAAAGATTTTTGCGGACATCTTCCATTACCTGGAGGTGCTCTTCAGGATCATCAAGCCTCGCAAGGTTTTCTTCATGGCGGTGGATGGTGTGGCGCCAAGGGCGAAGATGAACCAGCAGAGAGGACGTAGATTCAG GTCCGCCAAAGAAGCAGAGGAAAAGATCAAAAAAGCTTTGGATAAAGGAGAGGTGCTTCCCACAGAGGCTCGCTTCGACTCCAACTGTATCACTCCTG GCACTGAGTTCATGGCGCGACTTCAGGAACAGCTCAAGTATTTCGTCCACAACAAGCTCTCCAATGACAAGCTATGGCAGAATGTCAAAGTCTACTTGTCCGGTCACGAG ACACCAGGGGAGGGGGAACACAAAATCATGGAGTTTATTCGGTCAGAGAACACCAAGCCCAATCATGACCCCAACACGCGACACTGCCTGTACGGCCTGGATGCTGACCTG ATTATGTTGGGTTTGACCAGCCACGAGCCAAATTTCTCTCTGCTCAGGGAGGAAGTCCGCTTTGGAGGGAAGAAATCCCAGAAAAG GATAACGGCTCCAGAGGAGACCACTTTTCACTTGCTTCACTTGTCTCTGATGAGAGAGTATATAGACTACGAGTTCTCTGGGCTCAAG AATAAGATGGGTTCCGATTATGACCTGGAGCGAGTAATAGATGACTGGATTCTAATGGGTTTCCTGGTAGGAAACGATTTCATCCCTCACCTCCCCAACCTTCACATCAATCATGACGCTCTACCATTGCTGTACAAGACGTACATCAGTGTACTACCAAGCCTGGGGG GTTATCTGAATGTGAACGGTCACTTAAACCTCAGAAACTTTGAGAAATACCTGGAGAAGCTTGCTGAG TTTGACCGGGAACATTTTAATGAGGTCTTTGTGGATTTGAAGTGGTTTGAAAGCAAAGTTGGTAACAAATATCTGAATGAAGCTGCTGGACTGGCAGCTGAGAAGGAAGCTGCCAGCAAAGACGCCAGAAAGAATGAG GATTCTGCTCTCTGTCTGGCTTCCCTGACTACATCAGAGAAAGTCACCGGAGAGGAAAAAGCAGCGGCAGcagatgatgaagaggaggaggatgatatCTTTGAAACAGAGTTCAGACAGTACAAACGCACATACTACATGAACAAGATCGGCGTGGACGTGGTGTCTGA TGAGTTTCTAGCCAACCAAGCCAAGTGTTATGTGGAAGGTATCCAGTGGATTCTCCACTACTATTACCATGGAGTTCAGTCCTGGAGCTG GTACTACCCCTATCACTACGCTCCCTACCTGTCTGACATCAGGAATGTATCTGGGTTAAAGCTGACCTTTGAGCATGGACGGCCCTTCATGCCCTTCCAGCAGCTGTTGGCAGTCCTGCCTGCAGCCAGCATGGAACTGCTGCCCGAGTGTTACAGG CATCTGATGACTAGTGAAAGTTCACCTATTATTGAGTACTACCCTCTTGACTTTAAAACTGACCTGAATGGCAAGCAGCAGGAATGGGAGGCTGTGGTGCTCATTCCATTCATAGATGAG AGGTGCTTATTAGCAGCCATGGAGCCCTGCAACAGGAAGCTGACAAAAGAAGAGAAGGCCAGGAATTGCCACACAGAGTGTGCAGTCTACTCGTACGACAGGGAAATGGACTTCGCCTACGCCTCCCCCCTGCCTCAACTGTTCCCCGACATCGTCCACTGCCACGTCAG GACAGCGCACATCCCCATGGATGCTTGGCAAGTTTCATTAGATCACGTCAGCAAGCCCGTTGACCGCTCAGCTCTGTACTTCTGTGGCTTTCCCACCTTACAACACATCAAACATAAG TTTTACAAGAAGAAAGGCGGGGTGGTCGTGTTCCAGCAGAGCAGCAGAGGGGAGAACATGTTGCTGGATATCCTTCCCAATCAGGAAGGGGAAACG ACATGTGATGATGTTGCTGCACAAGTTCTGGGAAAGTCTGTGTTTGTCAACTGGCCTCATCTAGAGGAAGCTCGCATCATTGCAGTGTCAGATGGAGAAACTAA ATTTTATCTTGAGGAACCACCGGGTGTCCAGAGAGTGTATGACAGGCCGAGTACTCCTCCTCCCGCCAaagtcacctgtctgtctgacaAGGAGCAGAAAGAATGGATTAAGGATGTCCAAGGAATCACTGAATa TTATTTGAAGAGGAAAGGCATCGTGATAAATGAGACAGAGGTGGTTTTATACGGCCAACTGCTGACTGGAAGAAAATACGTTCCCAAAGCCAATGGTGTGGTGGAACTGGAGAAACAGTGGGCCAAACAGGTCCTCCCCTTTGCCTACCAGGCGGTTGTTAAG GATATCAAAGCCTTTTACTCATCTCTGGCCTGCTTCAAGAGCTTAGATGAGCTCTTTCCTCCAACAACAACCGTCTTCATGGTGGGAAACCCGTACTACGGTGCCATGGGAGAG GTGCAAGATTCCCAAGATGTCATCAAAGATGGGCGGATTCGAGTGGTCTTCAGTGTGCCACATGAGCCACAGCTGGAGCCCTTAATCCAGAACCAACAC AAATACAGCGTGAAATACAGTCCTGGATACGTTCTGGCCTCTCGTCTCGGCATCACCGGTTACCTCGTCTCCCGCTTCTCTGGAAGCATCTTCATTGGTAGAGGCTCTAAGAAGAA TCCCTGTGGGGAACAAAGAGCTAACGTTGGCCTGAACCTGAAGTTCAACAAGAAGAACGAGGAAGTTCCTGGATACACCAAGAGAACTGAAAAAGAGTGGCTCTACTCTGCTGCTGTGGAGGAACTGCTGGCTGAATACCTGGACAG atTTTCAGAGGTATTCAACACAGTGTCCAGAAACAGTCACGATGATGTTTTCTATGAAGACGACATTTGGCCTGGAGAAGACCAGAATGG GGCAGAGAAGGTGGCAGAAATCACTTCATGGTTAAAAAGTCACCCAGTCAGCTCCATCAGCAGGGCATCCTGTGACCTCCAAGTGCTGGATGCTGCAATCGTGGAGAGGATCGAGGAAGCAGTGGAGAAGACCAAG GTGAAGAAGAGCACTAAGAAAGTCCGCGTCACAGTCAAGCCTCATCTCCTCTTCAGG CCCTTGGAACAGCAGCAGGGTGTAGTTCCAGACCCAGACGCGGAATATCGTCTGTTTGACAGAGTCATCAACATCAGAGAGAGCTTCACCGTCCTGCTGGGACTCAGAGGGACAATCATTGGCATTAAAGGAG CGGAGCGCGAGGCAGAGGTTCTCTATGAAGTGCTGTTTGATGAAGAATTTGCTGGAGGTCTCAACATCAG GTGTACATCTTCTCGTTGTTACCGCCTCCCTCCCTGCGCCCTGATCAACCTTTCCCACGGAGCCCGGGTGGATCACACTGGCCACAAACTCACCGCCATAGTCAaaccgcagcctgccactggcTGCAACTTCAGCTCGCACCGGCAGCTGGCAGGCCTAAACCACTCTCCTCGTTCACCTTTTGTCCCCACACAG CATAACAACAAACATTGTGTGGCGAAGGCTGCCTCACAGGGCAACAGGAGCTCTCCCTCAAAAGGTCCCATCCAAAAGCACCAGGTCAGG AACAAAGAAGAGTACAGTAATATATGGCAGTCTCTGCAGAACACAGGGCCTCCTAACAAACCTCCTGCTCACTGGCACAACAAT GAAGGACATTCCCAGCAGGGGAAGAACCAACCCGCCAACAAATCT ACCCCACCTGCTGGCATCAGGCTGTTGAAGAAAAATGAGGATGTCAGCTCCCTTATTCCCTCACAGAATACAGCCAATAAG GCTGCAACAGAATTTGAGGACCTCATTGCCAATCTAAAAATCTCCAAGGGTAACCAGCAAACCCCACCCCCTCCTGCCCCTCCACAAGAAGGTGACAGCCAGCCAGATGGCCCATTATCCCCCCAGTCTTTTGCCATG AAGGGAACCCTGGTGCTGAAGGAGATGCTTAAAATTGACAGCACTGGAACAGGAAGTCAATCTCCTCAAGAGACGTCAAACAGCACCCCCCCTGCTGGCCAGCAGCAGAACAGGAGACGATCGTCAAAGAAACTCG CTGCAAAAATAAACGTCCCACACGGCGACGCGCCTGTGTTGCCTTCTCCGGCACCTGCTGCCTCTGCCAACACCCTGCTGGGCAGTAAGGTGTCAGAGCTGGCCTGCATCTGTGGGGCTTTAGGTATGGCGCCACCTGACTTCAGCTTCATACGCAACAGACAG GGTCTAGTGGTGTGTCAGGTGAAACTGTCCAACGGGTTGATGGTCCATGGCCCACAGTGCCAGTCAGAACACGATGCCAAGGAGAAAGCTGCTTTCTTCGCACTTCAAAGACtg aACTCACTCGGGTCAGGCTTCCCCCTCCCACCTCCTCTGTACACAGGAGTGGGTCAGATACGACCTCCCCACATGGGAGCTGTCTTCAACCAACAAG GTGGTGTGCTGTTGCCCCCACAGGGTTACGGTCCTGCTCCTCTCTGGGGAATGACGGTGCCTCCTCAACACCACCAAAACCAGCCATTCTACGGACCACCGGGGACTTTCCCTGGCGCTGCACGCCCCCAGCCTGCAACGACACTGCCCATTGGCTCACACAACCAGTTCATCCCCTTACAG GTGACTAAGAAACGAGTGTCGGCAAATAAAAGGAACCAGGAAACTCGAGAGTTTTACAGTGCTGCCCAAACTGTTGCTAAGAACCAAGCACAGAAATCCCAGAACCAGCCGACTGGCCAATTGCAAGGTCAGACTGAACCACAGAGCGGTAAAATCCACCAACAAGCTGTTAACTGCGACCTCTCCTCTGGTGACTCTACGATGACGGGGGCGGCACTGCATACATCACCTAGGCAAACCATGCCAGCAACAGGCCACACCCCCAGCTCTGCCTCCAAGAGACGGCAGAGGAAGCTAGCAGTCAACTTTGAGGCAGCTAAAGTCTCAGAATCATGA